The Deltaproteobacteria bacterium DNA segment CGCGGGTGGTGGTCTCGCCCAGCTGGATCTTGATGGACGCCCGGTTGTTCCGCAGCGCCTGCAGATCGGTGTTGGCGGCGATGAAGTCCACCCCGTCGAGGCCACCCTCGATCATGGTGTTCACCGCGTTCCCGCCACCGCCGCCGACGCCAACGACCTTCAGCCTCGCTCCACTGTCGTTTCTACGCTCGAATTCCAACATTGTTTCTTTCTCCCTTTCGCTTCATCCGCTCTCGCGTCTGCGTGTCCCCTCTCGGGGCGGAGTTGTTCCCTAGAAAAAATCGGCCAGCCACGCGCGCATCCGCCCGCGAACCTTGCCGTAGACGTTCTCGTCCCTCACCCGGAAGTGCTTCGCATCCTGGTGCTGGGCGCCGTAGAGGACGAGCCCGACGCCGGTGGCGTACATGGGGCTCCTCACCACGTCGACCAGGCCGCTGATGCCTCGGGGCGTACCCCGTCGCACCGGCAAGCTGGTCACGTCCTCGGCGAGCTCCACCATGCCCTCGAGCAGGGTCGAGCCACCCGTGATCACCAGCCCGCTGGCGAGCAGCTCCTCGTAGCCGGACTTCTGGATCTCCCGGTGGACGAGCATGAAGATCTCCTCCACCCGCGGCTCGATGATCTCGCAGAGGATCTGCCGCGAGAGCACCCGGGGAGAGCGTCCGCCCACGCTGGGCACCTCGATGGTCTCCTCTCGGTCGACCATCGACGCCATCGCGCAGCCGTACTTCAGCTTGATCTTCTCGGCCTCGTGGGTCGGCGTCCGCAGGCCCACCGCGATGTCGTTGGTGAGGTGGTGGCCGCCCACCGCCAGCACGCTGGTGTGGACGATGGCCCCCTCCGAGAAGATGGCCAGGTCGGTCGTGCCACCGCCGATGTCGATCAGCGCGACGCCCAGCTCCTTCTCGTCCTCGGTGAGGACCGACTCGCTGGAGGCCAGCTGCTCGAGCACGATGTCGGCGACGTTGAGGCCCGTCCGGTTGGCGCACTTCACGATGTTCTGGGCCGAGGAGACCGCACCGGTGACGATGTGGACCTGCGCCTCGAGGCGCACGCCGCTCATCCCGATGGGCTCCCGGATGCCGTCCTGCTCGTCGACGATGTACTCCTGCGGCAGGATGTGGATGACCTCTCGATCCAGCGGGATCGCGATGGCCTTCGCCGCGTCGATCACCCGCTCCACGTCCGGCTGCCGGATCTCCTTGTCCTTCACCGCGACCACACCGTGGCTGTTGAAGCCCTTGATGTGACCACCAGCGATGCCTGCATAGACCGTCGAGATCTCGCAGCCGGCCATGAGCTCGGCTTCCTCGATGGCTCTCTTGATCGAGGCCACGGTGGACTCGATGTTGATGACCACGCCCTTGCGTAGTCCCTTGGAGGGGTGACTGCCGATGCCGATGATGTCGATACCGCTCTCGGTGACCTCACCGACGATCGCGCAGATCTTGGTCGTGCCGATGTCGAGACCGACGATCAGCTCTCCTTTCTTCGCCATGTATCCTCCCTCACGACCTTCGAGGCACTGCTTCGACTCCGGCTTTGGATCTCTCCCCACCGGGGTCCGGGGCTCTCACCCCACCTGTTCAGCCGCTACGGAAATTGTGGGTGCCGCTTCTATTCCACCCGCGCCACCACCCACTGTGGGCGCGTGTGACCTTCCACAAAGACCTCCCTTGGCGCCTCTCCCCTCTCGGAGAGAAGCAGGAGGAGATGATCGAGGCGCTTCATCCGCGCCCCGAGCTCGTTCCGGCCGAGGTGCGCCACCAGCGGCGGCGCAGCGTCGGACTCGGCGAGGGTGAGGCTGGTCCCGCGGACGGGATCCCGGTGGATCTCCGCCAGGGGCCGCCGGCCCTCGATCTCGTTCCAGGCCGCGAGCACGGCGAGGGCCTGCCGGAGCGGCTCTCGCAGCTCGGCGGCGCTCGCCTCGGTGTCGAGGCCGGTGATCACCGGCAGGCCCCGTGGGTCGCTGCCGGGATCGAAGTTCTTGAAGATCGTCCCCTCCCCGTCGACGAGGTAGAGGCCCCCCTGCACCGCGATGGCCTTCGCCACGTGCTCCTCGACCTCGATCGAGAGGCCCGCGGGCCAGTCCTTCCGGACGTGGGCGTGCCGGATCCAGGGGTGGCTCTCGAGGCGCGCCTCGATCTCGTCACCGTCGATCCGCCACAGGTTCGTGCCCGGGCGGATGCGGGCGAGGTCGGCCAGCTGGTCGAGCCGGGCCCGGTGGTTGCCGGCGAAGCGCACGTCCCGCACGGCGAGGTGAGGCGTGGAGGTCAGCCAGAGGTAGCCGGCGATGACCCCCCCGAAGGTGAGGGTGACCACCGTGAGGGCGGCCAGGAGGCGCGCCGCCGAGAGGACGACGGCGCGGAACACACCACGGCGCCTGGCCTTCTTGACCTCGGCCGGCTGCACTCGCCGGTTGCCGGTGCTGGTGCGCGCCATCAGCCCTCGCGCTCCTTCTCCAGGCCCGCCCCCAGGAGGAGGCGCTCGCAGAGCTCCGCGAAGGAGATGCCACGGCCGGCGGCGATCTTGGGGACCAGGCTGGTGCCGGTCATCCCGGGCAGGGTGTTGAGCTCGAGGAGCTGGGGGACGTCGTCCTCGGGCACGATGAAATCCGAGCGGGTGACGCCCTTGCAGCCCAGCGCCACGTGCGCCCGTCGGGCGAAGCCGTGGACGGCCTGCGCCACCTCCTCGGAGAGGGGCGCGGGCACGAGGTACTGGGTGCCGCTCTGCTTGTCGTACTTGGCGGTGTAGTCGTACCACTCCCGGGCGGGGCGGATCTCGACGGTGCCCAGCGCCTCGCCGTCGAGGACGGCCACCGAGATCTCGCGGCCGGCCACGAAGCGCTCGATGAGAAGGTCGCCGGGGAAGGCAGCGGCGGCCTCGAGAGCGGCGGCGAGCTCACCCTCGCTCTTGACGATGGTGATCCCCACGCTCGAGCCCTCGCAGTCGGGCTTCACCACGCAGGGCAGGGGCAGCTCGAGATCCTCGGGGCCGAAGCCCGCGATCTCGGAGGCGAGGACGACCTGGTACTCGGCGGTGGGGAGGCCCGAGGCGTGGAAGACCCGCTTCGAGGCGACCTTGGACATCGCCAGCGCCGAGGCGAGCACGCCGGAGCCGGTGTAGGGCAGGCCGAGGCACTCGAGGAGGCCCTGCACGCAGCCGTCCTCACCCCAGCGCCCGTGGAGGGCGTTGAAGACCGCGAGAGGCTCGAGGCGGGTGAGCTGCCCGGCGAGATCCTCCCGGGCGTCGACCCGCTCGACGGTATAGCCCAGCGACTCGAGCGCGGCGGCGCAGGCCTCGCCGGTGTTGAGGGAGACCTCTCGCTCGGAGGAGTCCCCTCCGAGGAGGACGGCGACCTTGCCCGCCTTCAGTGCCTCTGCGTTCGCGACCACTAGAACTCTCCGAGCAAGCGGACCTCGAGCTCGAGGCCGATGCCGCTGCGGGCTCGCACCTCGCGCCGGCAGAGCTCGATGAGCTTCAGCACCTGCGCCGAGGTGGCCTTGCCACGGTTGATGATGAAGTTGGCGTGGACCTCGCTGACCTGGGCGTCGCCGACGGTGCGCCCCTTGAGGCCCGCCTCCTCGATGAGGCGCCCCGCGTAGTCCCCGGGGGGGTTCTTGAAGACCGAGCCGGCGCTCCGGCCGCGGGGCTGGGTGCGGCGGCGGCGGCCGAGCTCTTCCTCGGCCTCGGCCTGGGCCGCCGCGACCTCCTCGGGGCCGGCCCGGTGGAAGGCGAGGGTCACCGAGGTGACGATCCCGCCCGGCGGCAGGGTGGCCTCGCGGTAGGCGAAGCGCAGGTCGGCGGCGGGGATGGTCAGCAGCCCCTCGGGGTGCGCCACCTGGGCGTGGACCACGACGTCGACCATCTCGCCGAGGCGGGTGCCGGCGTTCATCTGGAGGGCCCCGCCGAGGGAGCCCGGGATGCCGATGAGGAACTCGGGGCCGACCACCCCCTCCTCGCGGGCGAAGCGCCGCACCTCGCCGGTGGGCGTGCCCGCGGGGAAGGTGACCTCGAGCGTGTCCTTGCCCCGGTGGCGAACGACGCGCTCACCGAACTCGGGAGAGAGGTGGAGGGTGAGGCCGCGGATGCCGCCGTCGCCGACCAGCAGGTTCGAGCCGCCCCCGACCACCGTGTAGGGGATGCGCTCCCGGCGGATCACCGAGAGGACCTCGACGAGGGTCTCCGGGCCGTCCGGCTCGTAGAAGAGGTCGGCGGGGCCGCCCACCCCGAGGGTGGTCCGCCGCGCCATGGGCTCGGCCCAGGAGAGCTTGCCCCGGGCCACCGCCTCGATGGCCCCGGCCCAGGGGGGGCGCTCGGAGATCGCGGTCCGGCCGCGCACCTTGCTCGCCGCGTTCATGCCTCTTCCTCCGTGCCAGCCCCGGCGCCCACGGCGCGCAGGGTCTCCAGCAGAGCCTCGCTGAGCTTCCAGACGTCACCGGCCCCGAAGCAGATCACCAGGTCACCCTCCGCGAGCTCGGGCGCCAGCCGCTCGCAGACCGCGTCGAAGCTCGGGGCGAAGCGGGCGTCGTGGTGGCCGTGCCGGGAGATCGCCCGGGTGAGGAGCTCGGCGTCGATCCCCTCGAGGGGGGCCTCGCCGGCCTCGTAGATCGGCGTGAGCAGCACGGTGTCCGCGTCGTTGAAGGCGCGGGTGAACTCCTCCCAGCAGTCACGGGTGCGGGTGTAGCGGTGGGGTTGGAAGACCGCGATGAGGCGCCGGTCCATCGCCTTGCGGGCGCCGTCGAGCACGGCCGCGATCTCGGCGGGGTGGTGACCGTAGTCGTCGACCACGGTCACGCCGCCCACCTCGCCCCGGACGGTGAAGCGCCGCTGCACGCCCCCGAAGGAGGCGAGGGCCTCGCGGCTCACCGTGGCCGGCACCCCCATCTCGTCGGCGATCGCCAGGCTGGCCAGGGCGTTGAGGACGTTGTGCTGCCCGACCATGGGCAGGGAGAACTCGCCGTAGTGCTCGCCACGGTGGACGACCTCGAAGTGGGTCGTCAGCCCCTCGGGCCGCACCGCCCGGGCGTGCCAGTCGGCCTGCGAGGAGAAGCCGTAGGTGGTGAAGCGCTTCTCCACCTGCGGCAGCAGCGCCTGGATCACGGGGTGATCGAGGCAGAGCACCGCCAGGCCGTAGAAGGGCAGGCGGTTGATGAAGGTGAGGAAGGCCTCGTGGAGCGCCTCGAGGGTGCCGTAGTGCTCCATGTGCTCGGGGTCGATGTTCGTGACCACCGCCAGGGCCGGCGCATAGAAGAGGAAGGAGCCGTCGGACTCGTCGGCCTCGGCGACGAGGTAGTCGCCCTGCCCGAGGCGGGCGTTGGTCCCCAGGGTGTTGATCTTGCCGCCGACCACCACCGTGGGATCGAGGCCCCCGGCCTGGAGGAGGTGCGCGACCAGGGAGGTGGTCGTGGTCTTGCCGTGGGAGCCGGCGATGGCGACGCCGTACTTCAGGCGCATCAGCTCGGCCAGCATCTCGGCCCGGGGGATCACGGGGATCGCCGCCTCGCGAGCGGCGACCACCTCGGGGTTGGTGGCCGGCACCGCCGAGGAGACCACGACCACGTCGGCCCCCTCGATGTGCCCGGCCTCGTGCCCGAGGTGGGTGCGGGCGCCGAGGGCGTGGAGGCGCCCGGTGACCTCGGAGGCCCGCAGGTCGGAGCCCGAGACCCGGTAGCCGAGGTTGAGGAGCAGCTCGGCGATGCCGCTCATGCCGATGCCGCCGATGCCCACGAAGTGGATCTGGCTCGCCTTGCCCCGGAACATCGTCATGACTTCGACTCCTTCCGGGCGCGCTCGTCGGCCTCGCGGTTCTCGCGCTCGAAGCCGCCGTCCGCCATCCAGAGCTCGACGCAGGTGTCGGCGATCTCCCGGGCGGCCTCGGGGTGACCGAGGAGCCCCGCGGCCGTCTCCATCTTCTTGAGGCGCTCCGGATCGGAGAGCAGCTCCAGGATCTCCCGGGCGAGGCGCTCGGGGGTGAGTTCGCCCTCGGGCAGCAGCACCGCCGCGCCCTTGTCGGAGAGCGCCCGGGCATTCAGCGTCTGGTGATCGTCGGTCGCGAAGGGGAAGGGCACGAGGATCGCGGCCCGCCGGCAGATGGTCAGCTCCGCGATGGTGGTCGCGCCCGCCCGGCAGACGACCACCAGCGAGCCGGCGTAGGCGCCGGACATGTCGTGGATGAAGTCCTGCACCTCGACGACCGCCGGGCTGCCGGCCGCCTCGTAGGCCGCCCTCACCTCGTCCACCGCATTCTTGCCGGTCTGGTGGATCACCCGAAGGGTCGGGATGGACTCGGCGATGATCGGCACCGCGCCGACCACGGCCTCGTTGAGGGCCCGCGCCCCCTGGGAGCCACCGAAGACCAGCACCTGGGGCCGCTCGCGGTCGCGGTGCGGCGCTGGCCGCAGGAAGTTCTCCATCAGGGCCTGGCGGATGGGGTTGCCGGTGATGATCACCTTGGAGGCCCGGAAGAAGGGGATGGCCTCCTCGAAGGAGAGGAAGACCCGCCGGGCGAACTTGCCCACCGTGCGGGTGGTGAAGCCCGGCAGGGCGTTCTGCTCCTGCACCACCACCGGGATCCGCCGCAGCCAGGCGGCCAGCGCCACCGGTCCGCTGGCGTAGCCGCCCACGGCGACCACCACCCCCGGCCGGTAGCGGCGCAGGATCTTCCAGGACTGCCAGATCGCCTTGGGCACCTGCAGGAGGCTGCCCAGGAAGGAGGCGAGCCCCACCCGCTTCAACCCCTGGACCTCGATGAACTCGATCGGGAAGCCGGCCCGGGGGACCGCGTCCTTCTCGATGCCCCGGCGGGTGCCGACGAAGAGCACGTCGTTCTCGCTGTGCCGGGTCATGAACTCCTCGGCCAGGGCGATGCCCGGGAAGAGGTGTCCGCCCGTGCCGCCGCCGGCGATGACGATCCGCAGGGTCATCGGCGCACCCCCGGGCTCGGACGCAGGAAGCCGCCCTCCTCGGCCGAGAGGCCGAGGAGCACCCCGGCCATGGCCAGGGAGATGACGAGGCTGCTGCCGCCGTAGGAGAGGAAGGGAAGGGCCAGGCCCTTGGTGGGCAGGAGCCCCATGGCCACGGCCATGTTGAGCACGGCCTGCAGGGCCAGCAGGGTGGTCAGCCCCAGGGCGAGGTAGGCGCCGAAGCGGGTCTCGGCCCGGTAGGCGGCCCGCAGGCCCCGCCAGACGATCAGCCCGAAGAGGAGGAGCACGGCCACGACGCCGAGCAGGCC contains these protein-coding regions:
- a CDS encoding D-alanine--D-alanine ligase; translation: MVANAEALKAGKVAVLLGGDSSEREVSLNTGEACAAALESLGYTVERVDAREDLAGQLTRLEPLAVFNALHGRWGEDGCVQGLLECLGLPYTGSGVLASALAMSKVASKRVFHASGLPTAEYQVVLASEIAGFGPEDLELPLPCVVKPDCEGSSVGITIVKSEGELAAALEAAAAFPGDLLIERFVAGREISVAVLDGEALGTVEIRPAREWYDYTAKYDKQSGTQYLVPAPLSEEVAQAVHGFARRAHVALGCKGVTRSDFIVPEDDVPQLLELNTLPGMTGTSLVPKIAAGRGISFAELCERLLLGAGLEKEREG
- the murG gene encoding undecaprenyldiphospho-muramoylpentapeptide beta-N-acetylglucosaminyltransferase; protein product: MTLRIVIAGGGTGGHLFPGIALAEEFMTRHSENDVLFVGTRRGIEKDAVPRAGFPIEFIEVQGLKRVGLASFLGSLLQVPKAIWQSWKILRRYRPGVVVAVGGYASGPVALAAWLRRIPVVVQEQNALPGFTTRTVGKFARRVFLSFEEAIPFFRASKVIITGNPIRQALMENFLRPAPHRDRERPQVLVFGGSQGARALNEAVVGAVPIIAESIPTLRVIHQTGKNAVDEVRAAYEAAGSPAVVEVQDFIHDMSGAYAGSLVVVCRAGATTIAELTICRRAAILVPFPFATDDHQTLNARALSDKGAAVLLPEGELTPERLAREILELLSDPERLKKMETAAGLLGHPEAAREIADTCVELWMADGGFERENREADERARKESKS
- the murC gene encoding UDP-N-acetylmuramate--L-alanine ligase codes for the protein MTMFRGKASQIHFVGIGGIGMSGIAELLLNLGYRVSGSDLRASEVTGRLHALGARTHLGHEAGHIEGADVVVVSSAVPATNPEVVAAREAAIPVIPRAEMLAELMRLKYGVAIAGSHGKTTTTSLVAHLLQAGGLDPTVVVGGKINTLGTNARLGQGDYLVAEADESDGSFLFYAPALAVVTNIDPEHMEHYGTLEALHEAFLTFINRLPFYGLAVLCLDHPVIQALLPQVEKRFTTYGFSSQADWHARAVRPEGLTTHFEVVHRGEHYGEFSLPMVGQHNVLNALASLAIADEMGVPATVSREALASFGGVQRRFTVRGEVGGVTVVDDYGHHPAEIAAVLDGARKAMDRRLIAVFQPHRYTRTRDCWEEFTRAFNDADTVLLTPIYEAGEAPLEGIDAELLTRAISRHGHHDARFAPSFDAVCERLAPELAEGDLVICFGAGDVWKLSEALLETLRAVGAGAGTEEEA
- the ftsA gene encoding cell division protein FtsA, which translates into the protein MAKKGELIVGLDIGTTKICAIVGEVTESGIDIIGIGSHPSKGLRKGVVINIESTVASIKRAIEEAELMAGCEISTVYAGIAGGHIKGFNSHGVVAVKDKEIRQPDVERVIDAAKAIAIPLDREVIHILPQEYIVDEQDGIREPIGMSGVRLEAQVHIVTGAVSSAQNIVKCANRTGLNVADIVLEQLASSESVLTEDEKELGVALIDIGGGTTDLAIFSEGAIVHTSVLAVGGHHLTNDIAVGLRTPTHEAEKIKLKYGCAMASMVDREETIEVPSVGGRSPRVLSRQILCEIIEPRVEEIFMLVHREIQKSGYEELLASGLVITGGSTLLEGMVELAEDVTSLPVRRGTPRGISGLVDVVRSPMYATGVGLVLYGAQHQDAKHFRVRDENVYGKVRGRMRAWLADFF
- a CDS encoding FtsQ-type POTRA domain-containing protein, producing MARTSTGNRRVQPAEVKKARRRGVFRAVVLSAARLLAALTVVTLTFGGVIAGYLWLTSTPHLAVRDVRFAGNHRARLDQLADLARIRPGTNLWRIDGDEIEARLESHPWIRHAHVRKDWPAGLSIEVEEHVAKAIAVQGGLYLVDGEGTIFKNFDPGSDPRGLPVITGLDTEASAAELREPLRQALAVLAAWNEIEGRRPLAEIHRDPVRGTSLTLAESDAAPPLVAHLGRNELGARMKRLDHLLLLLSERGEAPREVFVEGHTRPQWVVARVE
- the murB gene encoding UDP-N-acetylmuramate dehydrogenase; translation: MNAASKVRGRTAISERPPWAGAIEAVARGKLSWAEPMARRTTLGVGGPADLFYEPDGPETLVEVLSVIRRERIPYTVVGGGSNLLVGDGGIRGLTLHLSPEFGERVVRHRGKDTLEVTFPAGTPTGEVRRFAREEGVVGPEFLIGIPGSLGGALQMNAGTRLGEMVDVVVHAQVAHPEGLLTIPAADLRFAYREATLPPGGIVTSVTLAFHRAGPEEVAAAQAEAEEELGRRRRTQPRGRSAGSVFKNPPGDYAGRLIEEAGLKGRTVGDAQVSEVHANFIINRGKATSAQVLKLIELCRREVRARSGIGLELEVRLLGEF